From the genome of Shewanella sp. Choline-02u-19, one region includes:
- a CDS encoding glycosyltransferase has protein sequence MRVAIAIDSLAGGGAEKVMLTLANEFTAMGHEPHFLVMTDDVAFDIPDSLPVHVCFEKKDKDFNRFWNLAPAVAKLTNKIKQIESSVGKFDLFLSNLDKTNRLMTKTQVSPLFVVVHASVEEELSRHAKLGPFAFLKKLWAKKALNGHHLVTVSQGIANEIKQTKRIAPASIQCIYNPFGFDDITALSQQKAEGIPDSDYLIHIGRYVKQKRHDVLFQAIAQMESQIPVVLLCHNPKKALKAAKKYGVEQRVIIPGFQPNPFPWIANAKALVLSSDFEGLPTVLIESLACGTPVVSTNCPHGPSEILTGELARFLVPRRDPKALATKLDEVLVSPPSLVEVDILAKVSAARIAQEYLALVK, from the coding sequence ATGAGAGTTGCAATAGCAATTGACAGTTTGGCTGGTGGCGGCGCAGAAAAAGTGATGTTAACGCTTGCTAACGAATTTACAGCGATGGGGCATGAGCCACATTTCTTAGTTATGACAGATGATGTTGCTTTCGATATACCTGATAGCTTACCAGTGCATGTCTGTTTTGAAAAAAAAGATAAAGACTTTAATCGATTTTGGAATTTGGCACCTGCTGTTGCAAAGCTGACAAATAAAATTAAGCAAATTGAATCGAGTGTCGGAAAGTTTGATCTGTTTTTGTCCAATTTAGATAAAACCAATCGATTAATGACCAAAACCCAGGTGTCGCCGTTGTTTGTCGTGGTACATGCTTCTGTTGAAGAGGAGCTAAGTCGACACGCTAAGTTAGGCCCGTTTGCATTTTTAAAGAAGCTTTGGGCTAAAAAGGCTTTAAATGGCCATCATTTGGTGACGGTATCTCAGGGTATTGCTAATGAAATAAAGCAAACAAAGCGGATCGCACCAGCTTCGATTCAGTGTATCTATAACCCCTTTGGATTTGACGACATCACTGCGCTTTCTCAACAGAAAGCAGAGGGCATTCCTGATAGCGATTACTTGATCCATATTGGACGTTACGTAAAGCAGAAACGCCACGATGTGTTGTTTCAGGCCATCGCACAAATGGAAAGCCAAATACCCGTTGTACTCTTATGTCATAACCCTAAAAAGGCATTAAAAGCCGCCAAGAAGTATGGGGTTGAACAGCGGGTGATTATTCCGGGGTTTCAACCAAATCCCTTTCCGTGGATAGCCAATGCCAAAGCCTTAGTGTTGAGTTCTGATTTTGAAGGGTTACCTACGGTATTAATTGAATCGCTAGCGTGTGGAACGCCAGTGGTCAGTACTAATTGTCCTCATGGTCCGAGTGAGATTTTGACGGGAGAGCTCGCAAGATTCTTAGTCCCGCGTCGTGATCCAAAGGCATTGGCAACTAAGTTGGATGAAGTGTTGGTGTCACCGCCGTCATTGGTAGAAGTTGATATTTTGGCAAAAGTAAGTGCAGCACGTATTGCTCAAGAATATCTGGCCTTGGTTAAATAA
- the kdsB gene encoding 3-deoxy-manno-octulosonate cytidylyltransferase: protein MKYAVVIPARYQSSRFPGKPLIDILGKSMIQRVWERCCTAVGQDKVYVATDSDKIQSAAEQFGAQVIMTSSNCLTGTDRLAEANQQLGCDFVINVQGDEPLIEPNDILSVIKEYQRQPETVINAMCPITAEEEFRSFTVPKVVASKTGNLLYMSRSPIPVSKTNEFSFGFKQVCIYAFSKAHLEFFASHQQKTAIEQVEDIEILRFLENDISVQMIEVASSSIAVDVPSDVDRVIKALN from the coding sequence ATGAAATATGCAGTCGTCATTCCCGCTCGCTACCAATCAAGTCGCTTTCCGGGCAAGCCTTTAATCGATATCTTAGGAAAGTCGATGATACAGCGTGTTTGGGAGCGTTGCTGCACAGCCGTTGGCCAAGATAAAGTCTATGTTGCCACTGACAGTGATAAAATCCAGTCAGCGGCTGAACAGTTTGGCGCTCAGGTCATTATGACTTCATCAAACTGCCTAACCGGCACCGATAGGCTTGCGGAAGCTAACCAACAGTTAGGTTGTGACTTCGTTATCAACGTACAAGGTGATGAACCGTTAATCGAGCCTAACGATATCCTCAGTGTGATAAAGGAATATCAGCGACAACCAGAAACGGTGATAAATGCTATGTGCCCTATCACTGCTGAAGAGGAGTTTCGCTCTTTTACGGTACCAAAGGTGGTGGCCAGTAAAACAGGGAACTTACTCTATATGAGCCGTTCACCTATTCCAGTTAGTAAGACTAATGAGTTTTCATTTGGCTTTAAGCAGGTATGTATTTACGCCTTTTCTAAAGCTCATTTAGAGTTTTTTGCATCTCATCAGCAAAAAACGGCTATTGAGCAAGTAGAGGATATTGAGATCCTACGCTTCTTAGAAAATGATATTTCGGTTCAGATGATTGAAGTTGCTAGCTCCAGTATTGCTGTCGATGTACCAAGCGATGTCGATAGAGTGATTAAGGCGTTAAATTAA
- a CDS encoding CDP-glycerol glycerophosphotransferase family protein: protein MSSSSKRYLLYIAQSYSYAILRPLQSAIRARGDEVCWFFEGDEVNPSFLKPTEKRLSTVTEVQAWQPDAVLVPGNVVPNFIPGVKVGVFHGFNAGKMNHKGREDHFEIRDCFDLYCTQGPATTLPFIRLAERFATFKVAETGWPTLDPMFKGDLPQPYAVEGDNRPVILFCSTFSRSLSCAPAVYEQIKAMSTQGDWRWLVQFHPKMSQEIVEKYKALENENLTFVETDNVLPLLKAADVMLCDTSSILIMFLLQGKPVVTFNNKTKRSHLVNVDHIEDIQPALVRVLAKPAELMAKIEQYCDDIHPYRDGLSSERVLTAVDELIAQGTDDLKPKPANLLRHFKMRKKLGYWKL, encoded by the coding sequence GTGAGTTCAAGCAGCAAGCGTTATCTATTATATATCGCACAAAGTTATTCCTATGCCATCTTAAGGCCGTTGCAGAGCGCAATTAGGGCGAGAGGTGATGAGGTGTGCTGGTTTTTCGAAGGTGATGAAGTGAACCCCTCATTTCTGAAGCCGACCGAAAAGCGATTATCCACGGTTACAGAAGTACAAGCTTGGCAGCCTGATGCGGTTCTGGTTCCAGGCAACGTGGTTCCCAATTTTATCCCTGGCGTGAAAGTGGGCGTTTTTCATGGTTTTAATGCAGGGAAAATGAACCATAAAGGCCGCGAAGACCATTTTGAAATACGCGATTGTTTTGACCTTTACTGCACCCAAGGTCCCGCTACCACCTTGCCATTTATTCGGTTGGCTGAAAGGTTTGCTACGTTTAAAGTGGCTGAAACTGGCTGGCCAACACTAGATCCCATGTTTAAAGGAGATTTGCCACAGCCCTACGCTGTAGAGGGCGATAATCGACCTGTTATCCTCTTTTGTTCGACATTTTCTCGTAGTTTATCCTGCGCACCTGCAGTTTATGAGCAGATTAAGGCGATGTCGACGCAGGGGGATTGGCGCTGGTTGGTGCAATTTCACCCCAAAATGAGCCAAGAGATTGTTGAAAAATACAAAGCACTCGAGAATGAGAATCTGACCTTCGTTGAAACCGATAATGTGTTGCCGTTATTGAAAGCTGCCGATGTGATGCTATGTGATACTTCATCGATATTGATTATGTTTTTATTGCAGGGTAAACCTGTGGTGACCTTTAATAATAAGACTAAACGTTCACATCTAGTGAATGTCGATCATATTGAAGATATTCAGCCTGCATTAGTACGAGTTTTAGCTAAACCTGCGGAGTTGATGGCGAAAATTGAGCAATATTGTGATGATATCCACCCGTACCGTGATGGTTTGTCTAGTGAGCGTGTCTTAACCGCAGTAGATGAATTGATTGCACAAGGTACCGATGACCTTAAACCTAAACCCGCTAATCTGTTGCGTCATTTCAAGATGCGCAAGAAGCTGGGTTACTGGAAGTTATAA
- a CDS encoding glycosyltransferase → MKKVAIFCHNLFANGTVKVALTQAEVLQEAGQDVHLFIFNEEGDFTPPKNVTIHYVFKSQKSLSLAAQKNRLIQCVQNIENSEGEFSLFLCNSTDCDIVVNGCDFDPCYYFCHCALQQELIMELKRGPIHFLRRWRKAKALIGKRIITVSEGIADELKATRWLKPKSVQAIYNPFRIDEIREKAKKEVDGLPNEPFMIHIGRVTRQKRLDILFQTLKLMPTAPRLVLLTNRPEKARKLAKKYDVENRIITPGFQSNPYAWIARAELMLLSSDFEGLPTVLIESLICQTPVVSTRCPHGPSEILTGELAQYLVPRRQPELLAASALACLQKPPLLENLPILDAVASQYIAKQYIALCANN, encoded by the coding sequence ATGAAAAAAGTAGCAATCTTCTGCCATAATCTCTTTGCCAACGGCACTGTAAAAGTAGCACTAACTCAAGCAGAAGTTTTGCAAGAGGCTGGCCAAGATGTACACCTCTTTATTTTCAATGAAGAAGGTGACTTTACTCCCCCTAAAAACGTCACCATTCACTATGTTTTTAAATCACAGAAGTCTCTGTCATTAGCAGCTCAAAAAAATAGGCTGATACAATGTGTGCAGAACATTGAAAACAGCGAGGGGGAGTTTTCACTTTTTTTGTGTAACTCCACCGATTGCGATATCGTCGTCAATGGTTGTGACTTTGATCCTTGTTACTATTTTTGCCACTGCGCACTCCAGCAAGAGCTCATCATGGAGTTAAAACGCGGACCAATCCATTTCTTACGCCGCTGGCGAAAAGCAAAGGCACTTATAGGCAAACGCATTATTACGGTTTCGGAAGGGATCGCTGATGAACTTAAGGCGACTCGTTGGCTGAAGCCTAAAAGCGTGCAGGCAATATACAATCCATTTCGAATAGATGAGATAAGAGAAAAAGCCAAAAAGGAAGTCGATGGGCTACCGAATGAGCCATTTATGATCCATATCGGCCGAGTAACCCGACAGAAGCGCCTAGATATTCTCTTCCAAACATTAAAGTTAATGCCAACAGCTCCTCGATTGGTACTGTTAACCAACCGTCCAGAGAAAGCCCGTAAACTAGCCAAAAAATATGACGTTGAAAATCGTATTATTACACCAGGATTCCAAAGTAACCCTTATGCTTGGATAGCCCGAGCTGAATTGATGTTGCTCAGTTCAGACTTTGAAGGACTGCCGACCGTGTTGATCGAATCACTTATCTGCCAAACACCCGTCGTGAGCACTCGCTGCCCCCATGGGCCTAGTGAAATTTTAACTGGAGAACTGGCACAATATTTAGTCCCTAGACGTCAACCCGAGTTATTAGCAGCATCGGCATTAGCATGCCTGCAGAAGCCACCATTACTGGAAAACCTACCGATCCTCGATGCTGTGGCTAGCCAATATATCGCAAAGCAATATATTGCGCTTTGTGCTAATAACTAA
- a CDS encoding glycosyltransferase family 52, which translates to MSKFNMTTIINDDAKVLVFENTYYSLFLFMLCDSDWKKRDYLIFGDRMSVHSLHRLKKYACVLDESLEYMPKPMPRLGQNPLVYVQKKLQQKNLFNAYSTCIGNVKDINNWLVSVPRVQIEDGTSTRNELTLGARNRGFANALAKLLVLKEPVRISRVEKFIVAAEIDAKEEYQSKISSVDMFKLWLEKTSVEKTEILDVFGIDATAFDSINSQFNLLFTQPWSEDFAYTEAQKIRGYKMLIEELGMDELKLVIKPHPRETTDYNKYFPDSVILNSSFPSELITMLNVRVHRVVSLNSTACSCFGNYSDEVIYARAPAYFEFPKKLADRINNMKL; encoded by the coding sequence ATGTCAAAATTTAATATGACAACGATCATCAATGATGATGCAAAAGTACTTGTTTTCGAGAATACTTATTACAGTCTATTTCTGTTTATGCTTTGTGATAGTGATTGGAAAAAAAGGGACTATTTGATTTTTGGCGATAGGATGTCTGTGCATAGCCTACACAGGCTGAAAAAGTATGCCTGTGTACTGGATGAAAGCTTAGAGTATATGCCGAAGCCAATGCCTAGATTAGGGCAGAATCCATTGGTTTATGTACAGAAAAAACTGCAACAGAAAAATCTCTTTAATGCTTATTCTACCTGTATTGGAAACGTTAAAGATATCAATAACTGGCTCGTATCTGTGCCTAGAGTTCAGATAGAGGATGGCACTTCAACTCGCAATGAGTTAACGCTTGGTGCAAGAAATAGAGGTTTCGCAAATGCGTTAGCTAAGCTACTGGTTCTAAAAGAACCCGTTAGAATATCTCGTGTCGAGAAGTTCATTGTTGCGGCAGAAATAGATGCTAAAGAAGAGTATCAATCTAAAATTAGTTCTGTTGATATGTTTAAACTTTGGCTGGAAAAAACGAGTGTGGAAAAGACAGAGATATTAGATGTATTCGGTATCGATGCGACAGCTTTTGACTCTATTAATAGCCAGTTCAACCTGTTATTTACTCAACCTTGGAGTGAAGATTTCGCCTATACAGAGGCCCAAAAAATTCGCGGTTATAAGATGTTGATTGAAGAGCTCGGTATGGATGAGTTGAAATTAGTGATTAAACCCCACCCTCGAGAAACAACGGACTATAACAAGTATTTCCCTGATTCAGTTATATTGAACTCCAGTTTTCCAAGTGAGTTAATTACTATGTTAAACGTTAGAGTTCATCGTGTGGTGTCGTTGAACTCTACCGCTTGTAGCTGTTTCGGAAATTATAGTGACGAAGTCATCTACGCGAGAGCGCCAGCGTACTTTGAATTTCCTAAAAAGCTTGCTGATCGTATCAATAATATGAAATTGTAG
- a CDS encoding DUF2986 domain-containing protein — protein MNRTKKITKKFMGKAKKANAKMNTSNKPKYVSKAERDRLEALEVAEKAL, from the coding sequence ATGAACCGCACTAAAAAAATCACCAAAAAATTTATGGGTAAGGCTAAAAAAGCCAACGCCAAAATGAATACTAGTAACAAACCAAAATACGTTTCTAAAGCTGAAAGAGATCGTTTGGAAGCATTAGAGGTAGCGGAAAAGGCTCTCTAA
- a CDS encoding HAD family hydrolase → MHPIYNYDLYIFDCDGVILDSNALKVQAMKEALEALSFTPELVTECVTYFANNFGKSRFHHIAHFVNDILELKDDQKSTIEEKILCDFSSQCKALYLTAKLTPGFLNLIQALPGQKFVASGSEQSELRSVFKSRGLDKYFVDIFGSPTPKAQLLADILQSQAHSKALMIGDAVSDFDASQANNIDFICYVPFSNVPLRMQSLANEHQFEVIERWPQQI, encoded by the coding sequence ATGCACCCAATTTATAATTACGATCTATATATTTTTGATTGTGACGGGGTCATTTTAGATTCAAACGCACTTAAAGTGCAGGCGATGAAGGAAGCACTTGAAGCGCTTTCTTTTACTCCTGAGCTAGTTACTGAGTGCGTGACCTACTTTGCCAATAATTTTGGTAAGTCTAGGTTTCATCACATAGCTCATTTTGTTAATGACATACTTGAGCTCAAAGATGATCAAAAATCAACAATTGAAGAAAAAATACTCTGTGATTTTTCTTCTCAATGTAAGGCACTATATCTAACAGCAAAGCTCACTCCCGGCTTCTTAAACTTAATCCAAGCGCTGCCTGGACAAAAGTTTGTCGCCAGTGGTTCAGAGCAAAGCGAACTTCGCTCTGTATTCAAAAGCCGTGGTCTCGATAAGTATTTTGTTGATATTTTTGGGTCTCCCACACCAAAAGCCCAACTACTGGCCGACATTTTACAGAGCCAAGCACACAGCAAAGCGCTGATGATTGGCGATGCAGTGTCTGACTTTGATGCCAGCCAAGCCAACAATATTGATTTCATCTGCTATGTGCCATTTTCGAACGTGCCGCTGCGAATGCAATCACTAGCTAATGAACATCAGTTTGAAGTTATTGAGCGTTGGCCCCAACAAATATAA
- the gltS gene encoding sodium/glutamate symporter: MDIVYSIGELESFLVAIMVLFIGHSVNRHVGFFKKYNIPEPIIGGLVVAAITTALHFQNITLKFSLPMQNTLMLMFFSTVGLAASYKLLAKGGKKVFIFLGIASIYIVIQNAVGVSLATALGLEPLMGLVAGSITLSGGHGTGAAWAQTFSDNYGMSTLEFAMAAATFGLVMGGIIGGPVAQRLIDKNKLVSSYGIGGNHHKDHPDLVTYDQLEEDRVTAKSVMETLFILLLCVVGARWIEHLVSVFEIRWLKMPDFVYALFLGVVITNLTELTRGYKTNSECVDILGTVSLSLFLAMALMSLKLWEIFDLAIPLLIILLVQTIVLGFFAYFVTFRLMGSNYDAAVIAGGHCGFGMGATPTAVMNMGALVSRNGPSPQAFMVVPIVGAFFIDIVNLIVLQGYIGFIL; this comes from the coding sequence ATGGATATCGTATATTCAATCGGGGAACTAGAATCATTTTTGGTCGCGATAATGGTGCTATTTATCGGGCATAGTGTTAATCGCCATGTGGGTTTCTTTAAAAAGTACAACATTCCAGAACCCATTATCGGTGGGTTAGTGGTTGCGGCCATTACCACCGCCTTACATTTTCAGAATATTACCCTTAAGTTCTCTTTGCCGATGCAGAACACCTTAATGCTAATGTTTTTTAGTACGGTGGGCTTGGCTGCAAGCTATAAGCTGTTAGCTAAAGGAGGCAAGAAGGTGTTTATCTTCCTTGGCATAGCCTCCATCTACATTGTTATTCAAAATGCCGTCGGCGTGAGTCTAGCGACAGCATTAGGCTTAGAACCATTAATGGGCTTGGTTGCAGGCTCTATTACGTTATCAGGCGGTCACGGTACTGGTGCCGCTTGGGCACAAACGTTTTCTGACAATTATGGTATGAGTACGCTAGAGTTTGCGATGGCCGCCGCAACATTTGGTCTAGTCATGGGCGGGATTATTGGTGGCCCTGTTGCACAGAGATTAATTGATAAAAACAAACTGGTATCATCTTATGGCATAGGGGGAAATCATCATAAAGATCACCCCGATCTTGTTACCTATGATCAGCTTGAAGAGGACCGAGTCACCGCCAAAAGCGTCATGGAGACCTTGTTTATTTTGTTACTTTGCGTAGTGGGTGCTAGGTGGATTGAGCACTTGGTATCGGTGTTTGAGATCCGCTGGTTAAAAATGCCTGACTTTGTCTATGCATTGTTTCTTGGTGTGGTGATAACCAATCTTACCGAATTAACTCGCGGGTATAAAACCAATAGTGAATGTGTAGATATATTGGGTACCGTTTCTTTATCACTGTTTCTAGCGATGGCATTAATGAGCTTAAAGCTATGGGAGATTTTTGATCTGGCCATTCCTCTGCTGATTATCTTATTAGTGCAAACAATAGTGCTCGGATTTTTTGCTTATTTTGTCACCTTTAGATTGATGGGCTCGAATTATGATGCTGCCGTTATTGCGGGTGGTCATTGCGGGTTTGGTATGGGGGCAACCCCAACGGCAGTGATGAATATGGGGGCGTTAGTGTCTCGAAATGGCCCCTCTCCACAAGCATTTATGGTAGTGCCGATTGTGGGTGCGTTTTTTATCGATATCGTTAATCTAATTGTGCTGCAGGGCTATATTGGCTTTATCCTGTAA
- a CDS encoding 3-deoxy-D-manno-octulosonic acid kinase, with translation MKFKKTATGSITYCEQTPQEIEVTWFDVDFWRGHSAVTGSSKGRYTTWFVDASKLDPTQQQWVLRHYYRGGLIEKVSRDQYFFTSLKNTRAVAELTLLENLYQQGFPVPKPIAANVERNGLWYRADLIIERVDGAEDLVARLSKTAMTAEQWQSLGQCIARFHHHGVYHADLNAKNILITAEKFYLIDFDRGEIRTPKANWQRANLDRLLRSFRKELAKLPQLAFTEADWQHLHRAYHSALASK, from the coding sequence ATGAAGTTTAAAAAAACAGCCACTGGCAGCATCACTTATTGTGAACAAACACCTCAAGAAATTGAAGTCACTTGGTTTGATGTGGATTTTTGGCGTGGACACTCCGCGGTAACTGGATCATCTAAAGGCCGTTATACCACTTGGTTTGTCGATGCCAGCAAGCTAGATCCCACGCAGCAGCAGTGGGTACTGCGCCATTATTATCGTGGTGGACTTATTGAAAAAGTCAGTCGTGATCAATATTTTTTCACCAGCCTCAAAAATACCCGTGCAGTCGCTGAACTCACTTTACTCGAAAATTTATACCAACAAGGGTTTCCAGTGCCCAAACCCATCGCTGCTAATGTAGAACGTAATGGGCTGTGGTATCGCGCGGACTTGATAATTGAGCGAGTGGATGGAGCTGAAGATTTAGTCGCTAGGTTAAGTAAGACAGCTATGACCGCTGAGCAATGGCAATCTTTAGGGCAATGTATTGCTCGTTTTCATCATCACGGTGTATACCACGCCGATTTGAATGCTAAGAATATACTCATTACCGCAGAGAAATTCTATTTAATCGATTTTGATCGTGGTGAAATAAGAACGCCTAAGGCGAATTGGCAACGCGCCAATTTAGACCGTTTACTGCGTTCATTTAGAAAAGAGCTGGCCAAATTGCCACAACTGGCCTTTACCGAGGCTGATTGGCAGCACCTGCATAGAGCTTATCACAGCGCATTAGCCAGTAAGTAA
- a CDS encoding glycosyltransferase family 9 protein: MSPSNHAEPLDLTNAQSLCLLRLSAIGDVCHAVAMVQAIQRRYPDLQITWILGKIEYQLLKHLPGVEFVIFDKSQGWRSYFNLKRALKGKKFDVLLHMQIALRATIASLAISAKLRIGFDRFRAKEGQWLVTNHRIKPQSTPHVLEGFMGFAKAVGVTDLTPCWNIPVLAADTEFAEALIPNASSVLVICAAASKAERNWLPERYAAVADHAVEKGYRVILCGGPTPLERVLADNIQTAAKSELENQVGKTSLLQLLAILKQASVVLAPDTGPAHMAVTQGTPVIGLYAHSNPGRTGPYTCLDSVVSVYQQVIAEQKQGDIPWGMRAKGAHLMELISVDSVICELDLLLDKQD; the protein is encoded by the coding sequence ATGAGCCCAAGTAACCACGCCGAACCGCTAGATTTAACCAATGCTCAGTCTTTGTGCTTGCTGCGGCTATCCGCCATTGGCGATGTATGCCATGCCGTGGCGATGGTGCAAGCGATTCAGCGACGTTATCCTGATCTTCAAATTACTTGGATTCTGGGTAAAATTGAATATCAGCTATTAAAACACCTCCCTGGGGTGGAGTTTGTCATTTTTGATAAATCGCAAGGCTGGCGCAGCTACTTTAATTTAAAGCGTGCACTTAAAGGCAAGAAGTTTGATGTGTTGTTGCACATGCAAATAGCCCTTAGGGCGACGATTGCATCTTTGGCTATATCGGCAAAATTACGTATCGGCTTCGATCGATTTAGAGCAAAAGAGGGTCAGTGGTTAGTGACTAATCACCGAATTAAGCCACAATCCACCCCGCACGTACTTGAAGGATTTATGGGATTTGCGAAAGCTGTTGGCGTTACCGATCTTACTCCATGTTGGAATATTCCTGTGTTAGCAGCTGATACTGAGTTTGCCGAGGCGCTTATCCCAAACGCCAGTTCGGTATTGGTTATTTGCGCTGCCGCGAGTAAAGCCGAACGTAACTGGTTACCTGAGCGCTATGCGGCAGTGGCGGATCATGCTGTGGAGAAGGGCTATCGAGTCATCTTATGTGGCGGACCGACACCACTTGAGCGAGTGCTTGCTGATAATATTCAAACTGCGGCTAAATCTGAGCTTGAAAACCAAGTGGGTAAAACCTCACTGTTGCAACTTTTAGCAATATTGAAACAGGCGAGTGTCGTGCTCGCGCCTGATACGGGCCCTGCTCATATGGCGGTAACCCAAGGGACGCCAGTCATTGGGCTGTATGCACATTCAAATCCTGGCCGAACAGGTCCTTATACCTGTTTAGATTCAGTTGTCAGTGTTTATCAGCAGGTTATTGCCGAGCAAAAGCAAGGTGATATTCCGTGGGGGATGAGAGCGAAAGGTGCGCACTTGATGGAATTAATTAGTGTTGACAGCGTTATTTGCGAACTAGATTTGTTGTTGGATAAACAGGACTAG
- a CDS encoding aldolase catalytic domain-containing protein: MYILDCTLRDGGYYNNWDFSPEVVTAYLKAMAVAKIDYVELGLRNFPKQGFDGPFAYTTEAFIKGLNLPSGPTYGVMVDAKTILDAPMSIEQAVDALFVDAIQSPVDLVRVAAHFHEVENSEAIVHALKAKGYIVGYNLMQAGGKPDAIIAEKAAIAAKWNGLDSLYFADSLGNMDAEEVTRIVKALRTQWQGDIGIHTHNNMGKALDNTITAKNLGVTWLDVTVTGMGRGAGNAQTESLLAVIDSNTTPYQPSAVYELVIRHFEQMQKDYGWGSSLLYFLGAQNDVHPTYIQNLISNKHYGTEEIVGAINYLSQLEGTTSYNGDVMESAISFDTSTKAISGTDKLLGKFKDKEVLIISNGPSLKRYLPAIEAYIQDRQPIVIAINAVSTLASKFVNYYCVSHNSKFLSEHDVYKNLQQPLIMPAHRFTDDELSNVSNKFFDYGLNIEADEFIVTDNYCAVPYDLTAAYALAIAVHAQATHISLVGVDGYERGDIRQAEMIDLLAKFKGFAPTLQITALTPTSYPIQQGSIYAPNL, from the coding sequence ATGTATATTCTTGATTGCACACTAAGAGATGGCGGCTATTACAACAATTGGGATTTCTCTCCAGAGGTAGTAACAGCTTATTTAAAAGCAATGGCTGTAGCAAAAATTGATTATGTGGAGTTGGGGCTACGTAATTTTCCTAAGCAAGGTTTTGACGGCCCATTTGCTTACACCACTGAAGCTTTTATTAAAGGCCTTAATTTACCGTCAGGTCCAACCTACGGTGTAATGGTCGATGCTAAAACCATTCTTGATGCACCTATGTCGATTGAACAAGCTGTAGATGCATTGTTCGTTGATGCAATTCAAAGCCCTGTCGATCTTGTTCGTGTTGCAGCCCATTTTCATGAAGTCGAAAACTCTGAAGCCATCGTTCACGCCCTCAAAGCCAAAGGCTATATCGTGGGTTATAACTTGATGCAAGCAGGTGGTAAACCTGACGCTATAATTGCTGAAAAAGCAGCAATAGCGGCTAAGTGGAATGGCCTAGATTCGCTTTATTTTGCAGATTCTCTCGGTAATATGGATGCAGAAGAAGTCACTCGTATCGTCAAAGCCCTTCGCACTCAATGGCAAGGTGATATTGGCATCCATACCCACAATAATATGGGTAAAGCTCTCGACAATACTATCACCGCAAAAAACCTAGGCGTGACCTGGTTAGACGTCACTGTCACAGGTATGGGCCGTGGCGCTGGTAATGCGCAAACAGAAAGTTTACTGGCTGTCATAGATAGTAATACAACGCCATATCAACCTTCTGCCGTTTATGAACTGGTTATTCGCCATTTCGAGCAGATGCAGAAAGACTATGGTTGGGGTAGCAGTTTACTGTACTTTCTTGGTGCACAAAATGATGTACACCCAACTTACATCCAAAACCTCATCTCGAATAAGCATTACGGCACCGAAGAAATAGTAGGCGCCATAAACTACTTAAGCCAACTTGAAGGTACAACGTCATACAATGGTGACGTGATGGAGTCAGCCATTTCTTTCGACACTTCCACCAAAGCGATATCTGGTACCGATAAGTTACTGGGCAAATTCAAAGATAAAGAAGTGCTTATTATCAGTAATGGCCCAAGTCTTAAGCGCTACTTACCCGCAATAGAAGCTTATATCCAAGATCGTCAACCTATTGTTATTGCGATCAATGCAGTAAGCACCTTGGCATCAAAGTTCGTTAATTATTACTGTGTGTCTCATAACAGTAAGTTCTTGTCTGAACATGATGTTTATAAGAATCTGCAGCAACCTCTGATCATGCCAGCACACCGATTTACGGATGACGAGCTTAGCAATGTCTCTAATAAATTCTTTGATTATGGCTTAAATATTGAAGCTGATGAGTTTATTGTTACTGATAACTATTGCGCTGTACCTTATGATCTCACTGCGGCTTACGCACTCGCAATAGCAGTGCACGCGCAAGCTACGCATATTTCGCTTGTCGGTGTTGATGGTTATGAGCGCGGGGATATTCGTCAAGCAGAGATGATTGACTTGTTGGCGAAATTCAAAGGTTTTGCGCCAACACTGCAGATTACAGCACTGACGCCAACAAGCTATCCAATCCAACAAGGCTCTATTTATGCACCCAATTTATAA